Proteins encoded together in one Streptomyces asoensis window:
- a CDS encoding HpcH/HpaI aldolase/citrate lyase family protein, whose translation MSRTPLTWLYVPGDRPETVTKALACGADVVIVDLEDAVAPDRKEYARTATAERLGEPQPVPVHVRVNSLDSPFAAADLRTMAALPGVAALRLPKVTSPHQITRVAESVPPSDRGAVPLHALLETALGIEHAYAIACAHPSLRGIALGEADLRADLGVRADAGLDWSRARVVVAARAAGLAPPPQSVHPDIRDLEGLATSCAHGRTLGFLGRAAIHPRQLPIIEQAYLPTQHELEEAETIVKAAAIDQGAQALPDGRFIDAAVVATAQRTLSLAARGG comes from the coding sequence GTGAGCAGAACGCCCCTGACCTGGCTCTACGTGCCGGGCGACCGCCCGGAGACGGTCACCAAGGCCCTCGCCTGCGGCGCCGACGTCGTCATCGTCGACCTGGAGGACGCGGTCGCCCCGGACCGCAAGGAGTACGCCCGCACGGCCACCGCCGAACGCCTGGGCGAGCCCCAGCCGGTCCCCGTCCACGTCCGGGTGAACTCCCTGGACAGCCCGTTCGCCGCGGCGGACCTGCGCACGATGGCCGCCCTCCCCGGGGTCGCCGCCCTGCGCCTGCCGAAGGTGACGTCCCCGCACCAGATCACCCGGGTCGCCGAGAGCGTCCCGCCCTCGGACCGCGGAGCCGTCCCTCTGCACGCCCTCCTGGAGACGGCCCTCGGCATCGAGCACGCCTACGCCATCGCCTGCGCCCACCCCTCGCTGCGCGGCATCGCCCTCGGCGAGGCGGACCTGCGGGCCGACCTGGGCGTCCGCGCCGACGCGGGCCTCGACTGGTCCCGCGCCCGGGTCGTGGTCGCCGCCCGGGCCGCGGGCCTGGCACCCCCGCCCCAGTCGGTCCACCCCGACATCCGCGACCTGGAGGGCCTGGCCACGAGCTGCGCCCACGGCCGCACCCTCGGCTTCCTGGGCCGCGCGGCCATCCACCCCCGCCAGCTCCCGATCATCGAACAGGCCTACCTGCCCACCCAGCACGAACTGGAGGAGGCCGAGACGATCGTGAAGGCGGCGGCCATCGACCAGGGCGCCCAGGCGCTGCCCGACGGCCGCTTCATCGACGCGGCCGTGGTGGCGACGGCCCAGCGGACGCTGTCCCTGGCGGCCCGCGGGGGCTGA
- a CDS encoding DUF2752 domain-containing protein encodes MRDVNADGHRVTPPAPPVPPMPPTPRGTVFGRLAVPAGILAAVVAAFAYVGTVDPNEPGHYPVCPLLRLTGLYCPGCGGLRSAHAFVHGDLVTALHDNAPAVAAYLGFAVLWTVWVVRAARGRPVRLEPGAVRLWALGAFLLVFTVVRNLPFGDRLHP; translated from the coding sequence ATGCGAGACGTGAACGCCGACGGTCACCGCGTGACGCCCCCGGCACCACCGGTGCCCCCGATGCCCCCGACACCGCGGGGCACCGTGTTCGGGCGGCTCGCCGTGCCCGCCGGGATCCTCGCGGCCGTCGTCGCCGCGTTCGCCTACGTCGGGACCGTCGACCCCAACGAGCCCGGCCACTACCCGGTCTGCCCCCTGCTGCGCCTCACGGGCCTGTACTGCCCCGGCTGCGGCGGTCTGCGCAGCGCGCACGCCTTCGTGCACGGGGACCTCGTCACCGCCCTGCACGACAACGCCCCCGCCGTCGCCGCCTATCTGGGCTTCGCCGTCCTGTGGACCGTCTGGGTGGTCCGCGCGGCCCGCGGACGGCCCGTGCGCCTCGAACCCGGCGCCGTGCGGCTGTGGGCGCTGGGTGCGTTCCTGCTGGTCTTCACGGTTGTCCGGAACCTGCCGTTCGGTGACCGGCTGCATCCTTGA
- the trpM gene encoding tryptophan biosynthesis modulator TrpM, giving the protein MTPTTTAMDRYARLARGCRPRGCRAPARRVHGRRVRYVIGDEPGQVNGRRWQRAL; this is encoded by the coding sequence ATGACACCCACGACGACGGCCATGGACCGGTACGCCCGCCTCGCGCGCGGCTGCCGCCCCCGTGGCTGCCGCGCGCCCGCCCGCCGGGTGCACGGCCGGCGCGTGCGGTACGTCATCGGGGACGAGCCCGGGCAGGTCAACGGCCGTCGATGGCAGCGCGCCCTTTAG
- the trpC gene encoding indole-3-glycerol phosphate synthase TrpC: MSVLDEIIDGVRADLAERQARVSLDELKERAAKAPAAKDGVAALRGDGVKVICEVKRSSPSKGALAAIADPAGLAADYEAGGAAVISVLTEQRRFGGSLADLEAVRARVDIPVLRKDFIVTSYQLWEARAYGADLALLIVAALEQSALESLIERAVSIGLTPLVEVHDEDEIERAVDAGAKVIGVNARNLKTLEVDRGTFERIAPEIPAHVVSVAESGVRGPHDLIAYANAGADAVLVGESLVTGRDPKTAVADLVAAGEHPALRHGRG; the protein is encoded by the coding sequence GTGAGTGTGCTCGACGAGATCATCGACGGAGTCCGTGCCGACCTCGCGGAGCGGCAGGCGCGCGTCAGCCTCGACGAGCTCAAGGAGCGCGCGGCGAAGGCCCCCGCCGCCAAGGACGGCGTGGCCGCCCTGCGCGGCGACGGCGTCAAGGTGATCTGCGAGGTCAAGCGCTCCAGCCCGTCCAAGGGCGCGCTGGCCGCGATCGCCGACCCGGCCGGACTGGCCGCGGACTACGAGGCGGGCGGCGCGGCCGTCATCTCCGTCCTGACCGAACAGCGCCGCTTCGGCGGCTCCCTCGCGGACCTCGAGGCGGTCCGCGCGCGGGTCGACATCCCGGTGCTGCGCAAGGACTTCATCGTCACCTCGTACCAGCTGTGGGAGGCCCGCGCGTACGGCGCCGACCTCGCGCTGCTGATCGTGGCCGCCCTGGAGCAGTCGGCCCTGGAATCGCTGATCGAGCGTGCCGTCTCCATCGGCCTCACCCCGCTCGTCGAGGTCCACGACGAGGACGAGATCGAGCGTGCGGTCGACGCGGGCGCCAAGGTGATCGGCGTCAACGCGCGCAACCTGAAGACCCTCGAGGTCGACCGCGGCACCTTCGAGCGGATCGCCCCGGAGATCCCGGCCCACGTGGTCAGCGTCGCCGAGTCCGGTGTCCGCGGCCCGCACGACCTCATCGCGTACGCCAACGCCGGCGCCGACGCGGTCCTGGTCGGCGAGTCCCTGGTCACCGGCCGTGACCCGAAGACGGCCGTCGCCGACCTGGTCGCCGCGGGCGAGCACCCCGCGCTGCGCCACGGCCGCGGCTGA
- a CDS encoding ADP-ribosylglycohydrolase family protein, producing MLRLTWVQPEDLLGHELRQAAQDGREPSAVAARWKAAGGCEAPARAGASPQPPSRYLRLLAEDLLDELADLPSRSAEHEPTDLRRIKALCREWPDRPDGDPPAPARSALEAAWLGRAVGCLLGKPVEKLPLDAVRRLARSTGNWPLTGYFTARGVPGPLLEEHPWNRRSAATSLAENIDGMPEDDDLNYPLLNLLLLQRHGRDFTTADVAGLWLDELPAGRAFTAERVALRNLLCGIEPPLTARHRNPFREWIGALIRADVHGWTNPGDPAAAAEQAHRDATLTHTANGVYAAMFTAAAIAAAATGTQDVHACLRTGLSVVPPRSRLARAVTDAVRLAAQHADFDTVVDELHAEHKAYHWVHAVPNCALLAAALTHADGDFTGSIGRAVSGALDTDSVGATAGGIAALLTGDPAALPDHWTAPLKNRLATSVAGLDGTGFDTLAHLTWSLTHREASRP from the coding sequence ATGCTCCGACTGACCTGGGTGCAGCCGGAGGACCTCCTCGGGCACGAACTGCGCCAGGCGGCCCAGGACGGCCGCGAGCCGTCGGCGGTCGCCGCGCGGTGGAAGGCGGCCGGCGGCTGCGAGGCACCGGCCCGGGCGGGCGCGTCCCCCCAGCCGCCGTCCCGCTACCTCCGTCTCCTCGCGGAGGACCTCCTGGACGAACTGGCCGACCTGCCCAGCAGATCCGCGGAGCACGAGCCGACCGACCTGCGGCGGATCAAGGCCCTGTGCCGGGAGTGGCCGGACCGGCCGGACGGCGACCCGCCCGCGCCCGCCCGCAGCGCCCTGGAAGCGGCCTGGCTGGGCCGGGCCGTCGGCTGCCTGCTCGGCAAACCGGTCGAGAAACTCCCCCTGGACGCGGTCCGCCGGCTCGCCCGGTCCACCGGGAACTGGCCCCTCACCGGCTACTTCACCGCCCGCGGAGTCCCCGGGCCGCTCTTGGAGGAGCACCCCTGGAACCGCCGCTCGGCGGCCACCTCGCTGGCCGAGAACATCGACGGCATGCCCGAGGACGACGACCTCAACTACCCGCTGCTCAACCTGCTCCTGCTGCAACGTCACGGCAGGGACTTCACCACCGCGGACGTGGCCGGGCTCTGGCTGGACGAACTCCCCGCGGGCCGCGCCTTCACCGCCGAACGCGTCGCGCTGCGCAACCTGCTCTGCGGCATCGAACCCCCGCTCACCGCACGCCACCGCAACCCCTTCCGCGAATGGATCGGCGCCCTCATCCGCGCCGACGTGCACGGCTGGACCAACCCCGGGGACCCGGCGGCGGCCGCCGAACAGGCCCACCGCGACGCCACCCTCACGCACACCGCCAACGGGGTCTACGCGGCGATGTTCACCGCGGCCGCCATCGCCGCGGCCGCGACCGGCACCCAGGACGTCCACGCCTGTCTGCGCACCGGCCTGAGCGTCGTCCCGCCCCGCTCCCGTCTCGCGCGGGCCGTCACCGACGCCGTCCGACTGGCCGCGCAGCACGCCGACTTCGACACCGTGGTGGACGAACTGCACGCCGAGCACAAGGCGTACCACTGGGTCCACGCCGTCCCCAACTGCGCCCTGCTCGCCGCCGCCCTCACCCACGCGGACGGCGACTTCACCGGCTCCATCGGCCGTGCCGTGTCGGGCGCCCTGGACACCGACTCGGTCGGCGCGACGGCCGGCGGGATCGCCGCCCTGCTCACCGGCGACCCGGCCGCCCTGCCCGACCACTGGACGGCGCCCCTGAAGAACCGCCTGGCCACCTCGGTCGCCGGTCTCGACGGCACCGGCTTCGACACCCTGGCCCACCTCACCTGGTCCCTCACCCACCGGGAGGCTTCCCGCCCATGA
- a CDS encoding CaiB/BaiF CoA transferase family protein produces MTEKPAPLHGIRVLDLATLFAGPLAATMLGDFGADVVKVEHPTRPDPSRGHGPSKDGVGLWWKILGRNKRTITLDLSRPGGRATLLRLVRTADVVVENFRPGTLEKWDLGWDTLSAANPRLVLARVTAFGQFGPYAHRPGFGTLAEAMSGFAAITGEPDASPTLPPFGLADSIAGLATAYAVMTALAGRDRTGEGQVVDMAIIEPILTVLGPQPLWYDQLGYVQARTGNRSANNAPRNTYRTADGGWVAVSTSAQSVAERVMRLVGRPDLIDEPWFATGADRAAHADVLDEAVGSWIAARDRVDVLAAFEKAEAAIAPVQDVRDVMTDPQYQALDTITAVDDPELGRVRMQNVLFRLSATPGAIRWAGRPHGADTEEVLTELGLTTAELTSLREAGVL; encoded by the coding sequence ATGACCGAGAAGCCCGCACCCCTGCACGGGATCCGCGTCCTCGACCTGGCCACCCTCTTCGCCGGGCCGCTGGCCGCCACCATGCTCGGCGACTTCGGCGCGGATGTCGTCAAGGTCGAGCACCCCACCCGGCCCGATCCCTCCCGCGGTCACGGCCCGTCGAAGGACGGCGTCGGCCTCTGGTGGAAGATCCTCGGCCGCAACAAGCGCACCATCACCCTCGACCTCTCCCGGCCCGGCGGCCGCGCCACCCTCCTGCGTCTCGTCCGCACGGCCGACGTCGTCGTCGAGAACTTCCGCCCCGGCACCCTGGAGAAGTGGGACCTCGGCTGGGACACGCTGTCGGCGGCCAACCCCCGGCTCGTCCTCGCCCGGGTCACCGCCTTCGGCCAGTTCGGTCCCTACGCGCACCGGCCGGGCTTCGGCACCCTCGCCGAGGCGATGAGCGGGTTCGCCGCGATCACCGGGGAGCCGGACGCGTCCCCGACCCTGCCGCCCTTCGGACTGGCCGACTCGATCGCTGGTCTGGCCACCGCCTACGCCGTCATGACCGCCCTCGCCGGCCGCGACCGCACCGGTGAGGGACAGGTCGTCGACATGGCGATCATCGAGCCCATCCTCACCGTGCTCGGCCCCCAGCCGCTCTGGTACGACCAGCTCGGCTACGTCCAGGCCCGTACCGGCAACCGGTCCGCCAACAACGCCCCCCGCAACACCTACCGCACGGCCGACGGAGGCTGGGTGGCCGTGTCCACGTCGGCCCAGTCGGTCGCCGAGCGCGTGATGCGCCTGGTCGGACGGCCCGACCTGATCGACGAACCGTGGTTCGCGACCGGCGCCGACCGGGCCGCCCACGCCGACGTCCTCGACGAGGCGGTCGGCAGCTGGATCGCCGCCCGGGACCGCGTCGACGTCCTCGCCGCCTTCGAGAAGGCCGAGGCGGCGATCGCCCCGGTGCAGGACGTGCGGGACGTGATGACGGACCCCCAGTACCAGGCCCTCGACACGATCACCGCGGTCGACGACCCCGAACTGGGCCGCGTCCGTATGCAGAACGTGCTCTTCCGGCTCTCCGCCACCCCCGGCGCGATCCGCTGGGCCGGCCGCCCGCACGGCGCCGACACGGAGGAGGTCCTGACCGAGCTGGGGCTGACCACAGCCGAGCTGACGTCCCTGCGCGAGGCGGGCGTCCTGTGA
- a CDS encoding ADP-ribosylglycohydrolase family protein encodes MTPKAQESNGATLEERITAALVGAAVGDALGGPVEGYSPEQILERHGGRVHGIVGPWNGDRWRTARPLAPYHKGDGHVTDDTLMTHALIRVYATVRDHLDAYAIADHLVPDLLTTPRWIPELEAEALPLHRIFLAEKWLVTRLHYGHVDPREAGAGNIVNCGAAMYMAPVGLVNAANPAGAYAEALDIAGAHQSSYGREAAGVFAAAVAAACVPGATAESVVEACLALAQDGTRTAIEKVCETAARHGDFESALVPLREAVTPYDTVGPDYRRPSLAARRPSRLHAVEELPVALGMLLVAGGDYREAVLGSVNYGRDCDSIATMAAAMAGALGSPPPDEWSKQVAEASRLDLWQPAATLAEVTREIFGRDLQNRRTHERAFAAIGGTGCSD; translated from the coding sequence ATGACGCCCAAAGCACAAGAAAGCAACGGCGCAACCCTGGAAGAGCGCATCACGGCCGCCCTCGTCGGCGCGGCCGTCGGCGACGCCCTGGGCGGCCCCGTGGAGGGCTACTCCCCCGAGCAGATCCTCGAGCGCCACGGCGGCCGGGTCCACGGCATCGTCGGTCCCTGGAACGGCGACCGGTGGCGCACCGCCCGTCCCCTCGCCCCGTACCACAAGGGCGACGGGCACGTCACCGACGACACCTTGATGACCCACGCGCTGATCAGGGTCTACGCCACGGTCCGCGACCACCTGGACGCCTACGCGATCGCGGACCACCTGGTCCCGGACCTGCTGACGACACCCCGCTGGATCCCCGAACTGGAGGCGGAGGCACTCCCCCTGCACCGGATCTTCCTCGCGGAGAAGTGGCTCGTGACACGGCTGCACTACGGCCATGTCGATCCGCGCGAGGCGGGCGCGGGCAACATCGTCAACTGCGGTGCGGCGATGTACATGGCACCGGTGGGCCTGGTCAACGCGGCCAATCCGGCGGGCGCGTACGCCGAGGCGCTGGACATCGCGGGCGCCCACCAGTCCTCCTACGGCCGGGAGGCGGCCGGTGTCTTCGCGGCGGCGGTGGCGGCCGCCTGCGTGCCGGGCGCGACGGCGGAGTCCGTCGTCGAGGCCTGTCTGGCACTGGCGCAGGACGGGACGCGAACGGCGATCGAGAAGGTCTGTGAAACCGCCGCGCGCCACGGCGACTTCGAGTCGGCGCTGGTCCCGCTGCGGGAGGCGGTGACGCCGTACGACACCGTCGGCCCCGACTACCGCCGCCCCTCGCTGGCCGCCCGCCGACCGTCCCGGCTGCACGCCGTCGAGGAACTCCCCGTCGCCCTGGGGATGTTGCTGGTCGCCGGCGGCGACTACCGGGAGGCGGTCCTCGGCTCCGTCAACTACGGCCGCGACTGCGACTCGATCGCGACGATGGCCGCGGCGATGGCCGGCGCCCTCGGCTCGCCCCCGCCCGACGAGTGGTCCAAGCAGGTCGCCGAGGCGAGCCGCCTCGACCTCTGGCAGCCCGCGGCGACGCTCGCCGAGGTCACCCGGGAGATCTTCGGCCGGGACCTGCAAAACCGTCGCACCCACGAGCGGGCGTTCGCCGCGATCGGAGGTACGGGATGCTCCGACTGA
- a CDS encoding ADP-ribosylglycohydrolase family protein has protein sequence MNPPAPWNGPAPSATDPHPPATAPAHLHPHPHPTTAPPPPVRSARPRTHPAEDRVAGRDEGRGERDTEGEDGGRARDARRVEGLLVGLAAGDAAGWPAARHRAARMPEWTRRLTRELDTFAEHNATTTLPVPIALNQPPEPLRLGPSDDAEWAAFAAEAVLRAGDDAALGDLSRERRMRAAIDLTWNAVACEVAAAADRAPEVESAVLPLRARISVRAGLGNLAAGLRPPATGHDNPHYFDDAACVRACVLAVAHPGDPRGAAELAEFDARYTQDGDGVHGARAMAAACALALAGADPGACAAAALAELPEHTEIGRNARHALALAHACDGAFALVPLLEHQIVDHVYSYGIAAAETVPVALALMTASGGRIHEAVPAAACLSRVADSAPALAGALTGALGGGAAIPASWRESCRTLSGCVLPRLTGTDLVELAGLLEAAQPGPAGG, from the coding sequence GTGAACCCCCCCGCCCCCTGGAACGGGCCGGCCCCGTCCGCCACGGACCCCCACCCGCCGGCGACCGCGCCGGCACACCTGCACCCGCACCCGCACCCGACGACAGCACCGCCCCCGCCCGTCCGGTCCGCCCGACCGCGCACGCACCCCGCCGAGGACCGGGTCGCAGGCCGTGACGAGGGCCGGGGCGAACGGGACACCGAGGGCGAGGACGGCGGCCGGGCACGGGACGCGCGCCGCGTCGAAGGTCTCCTCGTCGGCCTCGCCGCCGGGGACGCCGCCGGCTGGCCCGCCGCCCGGCACCGGGCCGCCCGCATGCCGGAGTGGACCCGCCGCCTCACCCGCGAACTGGACACCTTCGCCGAACACAACGCGACGACCACCCTCCCCGTCCCCATCGCCCTCAACCAGCCCCCGGAACCGCTGCGCCTCGGCCCCTCCGACGACGCCGAGTGGGCGGCCTTCGCGGCCGAGGCGGTCCTGCGGGCCGGGGACGACGCCGCCCTCGGCGACCTCAGCCGCGAACGCCGGATGCGCGCCGCCATCGACCTCACCTGGAACGCCGTCGCCTGCGAGGTCGCGGCGGCCGCCGACCGCGCGCCCGAGGTGGAGTCCGCCGTCCTGCCGCTGCGCGCCCGCATCTCCGTCCGCGCCGGCCTCGGGAACCTGGCCGCCGGTCTGCGGCCGCCCGCCACCGGACACGACAACCCCCACTACTTCGACGACGCGGCCTGTGTCCGGGCCTGCGTCCTGGCGGTGGCCCACCCCGGCGATCCCCGGGGCGCCGCCGAACTCGCCGAGTTCGACGCCCGCTACACCCAGGACGGCGACGGCGTGCACGGCGCCCGCGCGATGGCGGCGGCCTGCGCGCTGGCCCTGGCCGGCGCGGACCCCGGGGCCTGTGCGGCGGCGGCGCTCGCCGAACTCCCCGAGCACACGGAGATCGGCCGCAACGCCCGGCACGCCCTGGCCCTGGCCCACGCCTGCGACGGCGCGTTCGCGCTCGTCCCGCTCCTGGAACACCAGATCGTCGACCACGTCTACAGCTACGGCATCGCGGCGGCGGAGACGGTCCCGGTGGCCCTCGCCCTGATGACCGCGTCCGGCGGCCGTATCCACGAGGCGGTGCCCGCCGCCGCCTGCCTGTCCCGGGTGGCGGACTCGGCCCCGGCCCTCGCGGGCGCGCTGACCGGCGCGCTGGGCGGCGGCGCCGCGATCCCCGCCTCCTGGCGCGAGAGCTGCCGCACCCTCTCCGGCTGCGTACTGCCCCGGCTCACCGGCACCGACCTGGTGGAACTCGCCGGACTCCTGGAAGCCGCACAACCGGGCCCCGCAGGAGGATGA
- the trpB gene encoding tryptophan synthase subunit beta, with translation MPSEFFVPDPEGLVPSAEGYFGAFGGKFIPEALVAAVDEVAVEYDKAKHDPEFARELDDLLVHYTGRPSSLTEVPRFAEHAGGARVFLKREDLNHTGSHKINNVLGQALLTRRMGKTRVIAETGAGQHGVATATACALFGLECTIYMGEIDTQRQALNVARMRMLGAEVVAVKSGSRTLKDAINEAFRDWVANVDRTHYLFGTVAGPHPFPAMVRDFHRVIGVEARRQILERAGRLPDAAVACVGGGSNAIGLFHAFIPDSGVRLVGCEPAGHGVETGEHAATLTAGEPGILHGSRSYVLQDDEGQITEPYSISAGLDYPGIGPEHSYLKDTGRGEYRAVTDDAAMQALRLLSRTEGIIPAIESAHALAGALEVGKELGKDGLIVVNLSGRGDKDMDTAARYFGLYDTDAEVAADAAATAEIEGDAK, from the coding sequence ATGCCCAGCGAGTTCTTCGTTCCCGATCCCGAGGGTCTGGTTCCCAGCGCCGAAGGCTACTTCGGCGCGTTCGGCGGCAAGTTCATCCCGGAGGCCCTCGTCGCCGCCGTGGACGAGGTCGCCGTCGAGTACGACAAGGCCAAGCACGACCCCGAGTTCGCCCGCGAGCTCGACGACCTGCTCGTGCACTACACGGGCCGGCCCAGCTCCCTCACCGAGGTCCCGAGGTTCGCCGAGCACGCCGGCGGCGCCCGGGTCTTCCTCAAGCGCGAGGACCTCAACCACACCGGCTCCCACAAGATCAACAACGTGCTCGGCCAGGCACTGCTCACCCGGCGCATGGGCAAGACCCGTGTGATCGCCGAGACCGGCGCCGGCCAGCACGGCGTCGCCACGGCCACCGCGTGCGCGCTCTTCGGACTCGAGTGCACCATCTACATGGGCGAGATCGACACCCAGCGCCAGGCCCTCAACGTGGCCCGCATGCGCATGCTGGGCGCCGAGGTCGTCGCCGTGAAGTCCGGCAGCCGCACGCTGAAGGACGCCATCAACGAGGCCTTCCGCGACTGGGTCGCCAACGTCGACCGCACCCACTACCTGTTCGGCACGGTCGCCGGACCGCACCCCTTCCCGGCGATGGTGCGCGACTTCCACCGCGTCATCGGCGTCGAGGCCCGCCGCCAGATCCTGGAGCGCGCGGGCCGCCTGCCCGACGCGGCGGTCGCCTGCGTCGGCGGCGGCTCCAACGCCATCGGCCTCTTCCACGCCTTCATCCCGGACTCCGGCGTCCGCCTCGTCGGCTGCGAGCCGGCCGGCCACGGCGTCGAGACCGGCGAGCACGCGGCGACCCTGACCGCCGGCGAGCCCGGCATCCTGCACGGCTCCCGCTCCTACGTCCTCCAGGACGACGAGGGCCAGATCACCGAGCCGTACTCCATCTCCGCCGGTCTGGACTACCCGGGCATCGGCCCCGAGCACTCCTACCTCAAGGACACCGGCCGCGGCGAGTACCGCGCGGTCACCGACGACGCGGCCATGCAGGCGCTGCGTCTGCTGTCGCGCACGGAGGGCATCATCCCGGCCATCGAGAGCGCCCACGCGCTGGCCGGAGCCCTGGAGGTCGGCAAGGAGCTCGGCAAGGACGGGCTGATCGTCGTCAACCTGTCCGGTCGCGGCGACAAGGACATGGACACCGCGGCCCGCTACTTCGGCCTGTACGACACCGACGCCGAGGTCGCCGCCGACGCGGCCGCCACCGCCGAGATCGAGGGGGACGCCAAGTGA
- the trpA gene encoding tryptophan synthase subunit alpha, giving the protein MSGTAVTGGNSRLLSETLAAAGAEDRAALIAYLPAGFPTVDGGIEAIKAVLDGGADVVEVGLPHSDPVLDGPVIQTADDIALRGGVRIADVMRTVREAFEASGKPILVMTYWNPIDRYGVERFTAELAEAGGAGCILPDLPVQESALWREHADKHGLATVFVVAPSSQDARLAQITEAGSGFVYAASLMGVTGTRESVGTQAQNLVERTRATGSGLPVCVGLGVSDAAQAAEVAGFADGVIVGSAFVKRMLDAPDEAAGLEAVRALAGDLARGVRRKV; this is encoded by the coding sequence GTGAGCGGGACCGCAGTCACCGGCGGCAACAGCCGGCTGCTCTCGGAGACCCTTGCCGCGGCCGGGGCCGAGGACCGCGCCGCGCTCATCGCCTACCTGCCGGCCGGCTTCCCGACCGTGGACGGGGGCATCGAGGCGATCAAGGCTGTTCTGGACGGCGGGGCGGACGTCGTCGAGGTCGGGCTGCCGCACAGCGACCCCGTCCTCGACGGCCCGGTGATCCAGACCGCCGACGACATCGCGCTGCGCGGCGGGGTGCGGATCGCGGACGTCATGCGGACGGTACGGGAGGCCTTCGAGGCCTCGGGCAAGCCGATCCTCGTCATGACGTACTGGAACCCGATCGACCGCTACGGCGTCGAGCGCTTCACCGCCGAACTGGCCGAGGCGGGCGGCGCGGGCTGCATCCTGCCCGACCTGCCGGTGCAGGAGTCGGCGCTGTGGAGGGAACACGCCGACAAGCACGGCCTCGCGACGGTCTTCGTCGTCGCGCCGAGCAGCCAGGACGCGCGGCTCGCGCAGATCACCGAGGCGGGCAGCGGCTTCGTGTACGCGGCCTCGCTGATGGGCGTCACCGGCACCCGTGAGTCGGTGGGCACCCAGGCCCAGAACCTGGTCGAGCGGACCCGGGCCACCGGCAGCGGACTGCCCGTCTGCGTCGGTCTCGGCGTCTCCGACGCGGCGCAGGCCGCCGAGGTGGCCGGGTTCGCCGACGGCGTGATCGTGGGCTCGGCCTTCGTCAAGCGGATGCTGGACGCGCCGGACGAGGCGGCCGGCCTCGAAGCGGTGCGCGCGCTCGCGGGCGACCTGGCCCGGGGCGTGCGCCGGAAGGTGTAG
- a CDS encoding HGxxPAAW family protein yields MAGSSHGHTPAAWTGVIIAFIGFAVAGAFMVMAEPIGFWAGMAIVALGGVVGGIMRAMGLGMPTDTHPVHQVAATREPAGAES; encoded by the coding sequence ATGGCGGGCAGCAGCCACGGACACACCCCGGCCGCCTGGACCGGTGTCATCATCGCCTTCATCGGTTTCGCCGTCGCGGGCGCGTTCATGGTGATGGCCGAGCCGATCGGCTTCTGGGCCGGCATGGCGATCGTGGCGCTCGGCGGTGTCGTCGGCGGCATCATGCGCGCGATGGGCCTCGGCATGCCGACCGACACGCACCCGGTGCACCAGGTCGCAGCGACCCGCGAGCCGGCGGGCGCCGAGAGCTGA
- a CDS encoding DsbA family protein produces the protein MSEKNRAGKRTARERLAVEREKQKASERRRRTLIVASSVVCVLGLAAVIGIVAANSGKDDSSDKAGPVVAPSGAKGEDALAIPVGKESARSTLTVWEDFRCPACKAFETAYRPTIHELTAAGKLRVEYHLATLIDGNMGGSGSRKAANAAACAQDAGKFPAYHDVLYENQPEETKDSFADTDKLIGLAAKVDGLDTPAFRACVEGGTHDSWVVKSNQAFQNGHFGGTPTVLFNGKNIYADQSMTPAKLKQMVEEADKG, from the coding sequence GTGAGCGAGAAGAATCGTGCGGGAAAGCGCACCGCCAGAGAGCGCCTGGCGGTCGAGCGGGAGAAGCAGAAGGCCTCGGAGCGGCGTCGGCGGACGCTGATCGTCGCGTCCAGCGTCGTCTGCGTGCTGGGCCTCGCGGCGGTGATCGGCATCGTCGCGGCGAACTCCGGCAAGGACGACAGCAGCGACAAGGCGGGCCCGGTGGTTGCGCCCTCGGGGGCGAAGGGCGAGGACGCGCTGGCGATCCCCGTCGGCAAGGAGAGCGCCAGGTCCACGCTCACCGTGTGGGAGGACTTCCGCTGTCCGGCCTGCAAGGCGTTCGAGACGGCGTACCGCCCCACGATCCACGAGCTGACGGCCGCGGGCAAGCTCCGGGTCGAGTACCACCTGGCCACCCTCATCGACGGCAACATGGGCGGCAGCGGCTCGCGCAAGGCGGCCAACGCGGCTGCCTGCGCCCAGGACGCCGGGAAGTTCCCCGCCTACCACGACGTGCTGTACGAGAACCAGCCGGAGGAGACCAAGGACTCCTTCGCCGACACCGACAAGCTCATCGGGCTCGCCGCGAAGGTCGACGGCCTGGACACCCCCGCCTTCCGTGCCTGCGTCGAGGGCGGCACCCACGACAGCTGGGTCGTGAAGTCCAACCAGGCCTTCCAGAACGGCCACTTCGGCGGCACCCCGACCGTGCTGTTCAACGGCAAGAACATCTACGCGGACCAGTCGATGACCCCGGCGAAGCTGAAGCAGATGGTGGAGGAGGCCGACAAAGGGTGA